The Salvelinus fontinalis isolate EN_2023a chromosome 31, ASM2944872v1, whole genome shotgun sequence genome has a window encoding:
- the LOC129830380 gene encoding collagen alpha-3(IX) chain-like, producing the protein MSIFSALGLLLLCQLLASSTAQRPGPRGAVGPPGPQGPAGKDGTDGKDGPAGLSGKAGPKGKAGRAGGPGNPGLPGLPGVDGLTGADGPAGKDGPPGEFGDAGPPGPGGPPGRGRPGAPGPPGANGLAGGSGPQGPAGPEGLAGLAGLPGPDGPPGLPGALPDGSGDLLCPAICPPGPSGPPGMPGFKGHTGHKGDKGELGKDGEKGYAGPSGPPGIPGTVGLQGPRGLRGLQGPMGAVGDRGLPGFRGKPGITGVIGKTGDVGEKGPEGFRGPKGEIGKIGPKGVPGGSGPKGDPGIPGRDGKDGTQGLDGEKGDAGRNGVAGEKGPNGLPGLQGKAGAKGATGGVGDPGEMGEAGPSGEPGIPGDIGIPGERGEAGPRGVAGGIGPVGNIGVRGNKGFQGIKGALGDPGLPGPTGIRGGFGERGPVGASGPKGDVGVAGADGLPGENGEPGPFGPVGQKGESGKRGELGPKGVVGPQGELGARGVPGKPGLMGFQGEQGLSGIAGKIGVPGKLASEQHIRELCGSMIDDQIAKLASNLRRPLSPGQVGRPGAAGSPGKPGETGSIGHPGSRGSPGYRGLPGDLGDPGPRGDLGEQGDKGPIGKAIEGPIGDQGYQGIPGVFGIVKDGRDGSPGDPGEPGEAGRTGRTGHSGSPGICDTTACQGANVHGKTSNPKNH; encoded by the exons ATGTCTATATTCTCAGCTCTCGGGCTGCTCTTGCTGTGCCAGCTTTTGGCATCATCTACAGCCCAG AGACCCGGCCCACGAGGAGCAGTCGGGCCGCCAGGACCCCAGGGACCCGCAGGGAAGGATGGTACTGAC GGCAAAGATGGCCCTGCTGGACTTTCAGGGAAAGCT GGACCCAAGGGGAAAGCAGGCAGAGCAGGAGGACCAGGGAACCCAGGCCTGCCCGGCCTCCCAGGGGTGGAC GGATTGACAGGTGCTGATGGGCCTGCAGGGAAGGACGGTCCTCCAGGGGAGTTT GGCGATGCTGGACCTCCCGGGCCAGGTGGACCTCCT GGCAGAGGGAGACCGGGAGCTCCA GGGCCACCAGGAGCCAATGGGCTTGCTGGCGGAAGCGGGCCACAGGGACCAGCA GGCCCTGAGGGTCTTGCAGGATTGGCTGGGCTTCCCGGCCCTGACGGACCCCCA GGTCTTCCTGGGGCTCTCCCTGATGGCAGTGGAGATCTGTTG TGTCCTGCCATCTGTCCTCCTGGCCCCTCCGGCCCTCCAGGAATGCCTGGATTCAAG GGTCACACAGGACACAAAGGAGATAAGGGAGAGCTCGGGAAAGATGGCGAGAAG GGTTATGCTGGCCCATCTGGTCCTCCAGGTATTCCCGGCACTGTGGGCCTGCAG GGTCCTCGTGGTTTGAGGGGACTTCAGGGCCCGATGGgggcagtaggagacagg GGTTTACCTGGTTTCCGAGGCAAACCTGGTATTACTGGCGTCATCGGCAAGACA GGTGATGTTGGAGAGAAAGGACCAGAGGGTTTTAGAGGGCCAAAGGGCGAGATT GGCAAAATTGGTCCAAAGGGAGTTCCCGGGGGATCAGGACCCAAAGGGGACCCT GGCATCCCTGGCAGAGATGGGAAAGATGGCACCCAGGGACTGGATGGCGAGAAG GGCGACGCCGGGCGGAATGGGGTAGCCGGTGAGAAAGGACCCAACGGCCTTCCT GGTTTACAAGGAAAGGCTGGCGCAAAGGGAGCCACAGGAGGAGTT GGCGACccaggagagatgggagaggcagggccGTCTGGAGAGCCAGGTATTCCT GGCGACATCGGTATcccaggagagaggggtgaggcgGGACCCAGAGGAGTGGCT GGGGGCATCGGACCAGTGGGCAACATCGGGGTTCGGGGCAACAAAGGCTTCCAG GGAATAAAGGGGGCTCTGGGGGACCCTGGCCTTCCCGGACCAACCGGAATCCGCGGCGGATTTGGTGAGAGG GGTCCAGTCGGAGCATCAGGCCCTAAAGGAGACGTG GGTGTGGCAGGAGCTGATGGTTTGCCCGGGGAGAATGGAGAACCT GGTCCATTTGGTCCAGTTGGCCAAAAAGGAGAG TCTGGGAAGCGTGGAGAGCTGGGACCCAAGGGCGTGGTGGGACCACAGGGAGAGCTCGGGGCCAGAGGGGTTCCTGGGAAACCAGGCCTCATGGGCTTTCAGGGTGAACAGGGTCTGTCCGGAATCGCTGGCAAGATTGGTGTTCCC GGTAAACTGGCAAGCGAACAGCACATCAGAGAATTGTGTGGATCTATGATTGATG ATCAGATTGCAAAGCTGGCTTCCAACCTCAGAAGACCCCTGTCCCCTGGCCAAGTCGGTCGCCCCGGCGCTGCCGGATCTCCAGGGAAGCCAGGCGAGACCGGGTCTATCGGTCACCCCGGCTCCCGTGGATCTCCTGGCTACAGAGGACTGCCTGGAGACCTCGGAGACCCCGGTCCCAGAG GTGATCTTGGTGAACAGGGTGACAAGGGACCCATTGGAAAAGCCATCGAAGGGCCCATTGGAGACCAAGGATACCAAG GTATCCCAGGAGTATTTGGAATCGTCAAAGACGGGCGTGACGGATCCCCAGGAGATCCAGGAGAACCCGGAGAGGCAGGTAGGACAGGAAGGACCGGGCACTCGGGCTCCCCAGGAATCTGCGACACTACCGCATGCCAGGGGGCAAATGTCCATGGGAAAACCTCCAATCCCAAGAACCATTAA